TGCAGGGAGCCTCGTGGCCGGCCCGTCCCGCACTCACCCTGGCGAACAGCAGCGTCTTGCCCGCGtcgcagagccccagcagcagcacggccctgCGGCCGCTCCTCCCGGCCTGCGCGAGCCTCCAGAGCACTGCGGGGCACAGCGAGGCCGGCCTCAGACACCgggggccgcgccgcgccccgcgccgccccgcaccgcccccccggcccggccccgcgaCTCACGGAGCGTGAGGGCGACCAGGAGCAGCGCCAGCAGCACGGAgaaggcggcggggccgggcgcctGCAGCTCCCGCCGCAGCGAGTCCAGGTACGGCTCCAGAGCCCCCGCCATGGCCGCGCCTCGCCTCACCCCGTCCCGCCTCGTCCCGCCGCCGCTGCTGAGGCGCCGCCGCGCTGCCGCGGGGgctgctgggagttgtagtcctgGGCTGGCGGGGGAGGCACCGTGAGGGTTTTCCAGGGCCAACCCCTGCCCAGGGCCTCGTCCAATTTGGTCTTGGGTGTCTCCATCGGGAGTTGGGCTCGGTGGTCCTTGGGATAGAAGAATGGGGGCTTGCTTAATCGCATTAAAATAGATATTGCCGAGTGTCTTTGCTTACTTAATCCCATTAAAATTGATACTGCCGCGTGTCTTTGCTTACTATCCAAAATAAGGAGTCTCGCAGCCCCTCACAGAAGGtgtttcctgacaaaaatgGGGAACCTGCCTCAAAAACCGTCCCAGACCCACCCTGTGGtttggacaagagccaaggagcagctcAGTCTGTACCTTTGTACAGGGGGCCAAGCAGTGGTGATGGAGTTCTCAGCCTtcatccccacagccccccgaCGACCACCACCACGCAGGCtcagatgggaggagtttatggaaatggcTGCttggagctaattttaatacaaagcgGGGATAGGTTATGAATAGGTATGGGCAcattgggaaacttcatgcatatgtaactttttactgcatataaccaaagcaGGTTGCCACGTTAAGGTGAGCATGCCATTGGGAGCTATTGCGCATGTGCCCAGCCCCAAAATAAAAAACGTACCTACTTTATAACTTATTTGCTTTGAGTTATAGAGTTCTTCCACAGATCATACGGATCCcctccaactcaggatattctattattctatgatctccagggacagggcatccacaacctctctgggcaaccagttccagtgcctcaccaccctctgagtgaaaaacgTCCTCCTGATATCTTACCTAAATCTGCTATCTTTGTTTAAAACCATgcccccttgtcctgtcactatcAACACATATAAACAGGTGTTCCCCCTCCTGCTTACAtgctcccttcaagtactggaaaGCCACAATGAGGGGCAGGGATGCCCAGAGGGGGAAAGGGACACAGGTGGagaagcagagggaagaggCCACCATGGAGAGATGGCAAAAAACATCCCAAATTGGTTAAAACTGAGGGAGCGTcatcccccagctctgctggaggtCTGGAGGGTGGCTGCGGGCAGAGCCACTGCTGGCAGAGCCGCTGCTGGCACCCTGAAGGCTCTTCCCACTGCCAGGTTGTCACCAGAAGGTGATGGAGTGGTGGTGGGCATGGGTAGCCGACATTTGCCCAGGCAGCAGAGATGTCAACCACATCCCTGGagcacagccaggctggggtGGTGATTGCTGGCCTCTGCCTAGCACTTGTTAGACCACACCTAGCTGCTGTGGCCAGGTTTGGGCCCCTACTTCAATGAGACCTTgatgaacaaaagcaaattcagcAGAAAGCCACCAGGATGACCCCAGGGGCTGAGGGACCAGGGTTTGttgaggctggagaagagatggCTTCAGGGCAGACCTGGCACCAGCTGCCACATTTCTTCCAGGTGGCAGGAAGATGGATCCAGGCTCTTCACAGTGGTGCAGAACAAGAAGCAAGGGAAGCATATTGAAACAAgagaggttcagactggatatgAGATAAACTTCTTCCCCCCAGGACAGGCAAGCAGTGGGACAGACTGCCCAGGAAGGTTGTGGAACTTTGTTCTCGGGGAAAGCTTTCCACCTGTAGCAGTAGTTAGCTGTAGAAACAGGCTCTTTTAGGGACACTGTCTCTCTTTGCTGATTCTTAAGAACAGATTAAACAAACCATCTGTCCAATATACTTGAACCTACAAAAGTGCAAAGCACAGAATATCATTGCTTCCACTTTAACTTTCTGTCTTCAAAAGTGATCTTTAGTTAGGCTAGTGGATGTCTTGCAATATGTGCCATATGCATTCAAATATCATCGCTGCAAATCCatcaaaatattaattcctACAAAAACGGGaattcaacatttttctgtccTCAGCAGTTCTTCTATGCCTGCCTCGAAAAGAGGGTTACtacctgctgtttttgtttgtttgtgtgtttgtttgttttgtagctcAGCAGAAGCTCAGCAAAATGCAGGTTTCCAAACAGGTCCTCAATTTTTCTCATGAAAGGAAGTCTAAGCCTGGGCTCTCCACAGCGacatactgcattttaaatgtactGCCTGGTACATAACTCTGCTTCTGCACTATTCATATCCACCCAGCTGAGATATGAGATGGAGTGGTTTCCATTCACACCTTCCATCTTAGAACCACTATATTCTTATGTTTTTGTTCCTGTCGCTGTTGTAGTTTTTTTTATACTCTCTACCCTTCAGCTTCCCTCACATAAACACTCTCTGTCTTTCTATATTCCAAGCACAATGGGCAGCTGTTGTCTCCCGGGGAGATAATGGGATAATCTGGGTAAAGCAGAAGCACAGATAATATAAAATGTCTGTTAATTAGACTCTAGGACACCTTTAATccattttgctttagaaaatattgaaaGGAATTTCGCTATTGGGCAACAATAGCCTTGAATGGCAATAGCCAGATTGGAGTCTGCCACTGGCCTGCAGCAAGAGGTGCCAGGGAAGGAGTGGGCATAATAACTGCTTTGAGAAATCTCAGGAAACCTCTTTAGACTTTGAGATTTTATTCcttgctgtgacagcagcagaaaaccgTGAAGTTTCAAATAGCCACTTTCAGAGTGATGGAGAAGGGCAGAGGAAGCAGTGAAGGCAGAGGGCCCTCTGTGGGTCAGTGTTGGAGCTGAGGGCACAAAAGGAGTCACGGCACTAGGTTTCCTCCCCCTTCAATGAGGGCCCTTCCCATCCTGTTACTTGTCCTCAAGGAAGGTGCACACCTGGAGGAGatctgaaaagggaaaggacaGGGAGGAATTCAGACCTcgcatttaaacagaaaacacaacatCGCTCCCATCCCACCAGTGCACAGCCAACTGTGCCAGCATTGTCATACCGTGGAAAACATATCCACCATACCACCAGAAGTGAGCATTAACCACAGATCACACTGAACACAGACTGACAGGACAGGGTGGGTTCTTTTTACCACTTCTCAAACTCCATGTTTTCTAAAGgtaattaaaaatctttaattccCTTTGATGCCAGAACAAGTTTCCAATCTGGCAGAAGTTAGCTCAGGAAACTCTGGGAGAAGTATACTGGCAGCTTTATGAGTtatcctcatttttctttaaaaaaatggacataaatttctttaaatggacagcaacagaaataacTGTCCATATGTTCTTAGCTGATGCTAAGAACTGTGATTCACTGACTTTGTCCTGAGGCTGTTACATTTACCTGATGGGTTGCAGGTATTGAGGCTAGCAACTGAAGCATAGTATTCATCTCCGAGGAACTCCTTGTGTGTTATTCCTTGGCGGAGTTTAACCAGGCACCTGGTCAAGTCTTTAAACAGAAGATCCTTGGTTTGAGACTGAAACATCATGAATCTCTCTTTCTCGGTTCCATGTAATCCaaacagtttctgaaataaGGCATGAAGAGGTAAGTGTATgtaaaaagtagaaagaaagcaagattCAGCTCGTACAAGCCTCACTTTTAGTACTACTTCTTCACCATGAACTCCTTGTCCTGGGGAGCCCCCAGTCAAGCTCCAAAAGTTTAGGACTGAATCTTCTGTCCGTGTGACTAGGGGGCAGGACTCTCACTGGTAAGCAGCACACTTGTGGCATGACcggcaaaacaaaaattttttcttttttagtattTCACTATCTGCTGATCCCACTGggaggagctgccagcaggttCTGTGCCTTCACCatgagctgaaaacaaaaggagcTGACTTCCAAAGTGTCTCTTAACAGATCCAGATGGCGGAGAAAATCTCAGCATTGTTGGTGTGAAATCAAAAAGAGCTGACATAACCTGGTTATGCTGACAGCAGTAGCTGGAGGACTGTGTGTGTTCCAGCGGGGCTGGATGGCTTGCTGCCTACCTTGTGCCTGACACAGCTGGGTCAGAGATCAGGCACCCCAGAGGAgtttccaaaacacagctgtaaGTACAGAAGGGATGGAGGGAGTGGGAGGCTAAGGGACAAGGCTCTGACCCCGTATCACTAAGTCAAAATCTTCCACATTTCACTCACTTGGAGAGCATCATTGCTCTAAAAATGTAAACTTGTTGTGTAAAAAACCACCCCAGAACATTCCTCCCACTGTCAGTACCACTAACCTCTTgtccctccagcagctcacggattttgtttgctttctcagGGCGTGCAACCACAGCATGGGTAGGAACTTTGGCCAGGTGGCAGGTCTTGTAATCCATGGTGTTTGCCCGTCGCCCATCAGTGCACAACAACTCAAAGTCATCCACTGTCAGACCTTTGGCCCAGTCCTCTTTATTTTTGCCTATGAAGAGAATTGGTTTGGAGATTCAGAGATCTTGTATAGTAGAGGCATAATCACCCTCTCAACACCCAAGCAAAGCATTTGTCCCTGCACATGTGTGCACTGACACTTAGATACTTCGCATGTAGAAAAGAAGCCATATGGAGTTTGTAGTTAGCAGGCCACCAGAATAATTGTGCAGCTGAAGTCAGTGTTTTGGGAATGAAAATAACGCAGATGGGGGAAGCAGTCCTGCCAAGTCCTTTGCAAGAGGATAACCACATACCATCAATGTTTTCACCAACAGTTGAATGCTTAATAAAGGCCACATCACCCTGCTCGACCAGACACCTGTGAAGTACAAAGAAAGGCAAGTGATATGGGTGCCGGAGTCCTGGTCCTTTCCCACAGGTTGGATTCTGACCCATATCTTACTTTGTGAAATTAGTCTCTAAAGATAGTCAGGTCTAGGAGCCCTGTCATGAATATTTTAAGGatatctgaaacaaaatcttttaacACATCCTGGAAAAACACACGCATCCTTTTAACATACTAAGTAACTGATGTATTTTGTTGTCAGAAAGAAGTAGTTCAACCAAGAGCAgaatttgcattgttttctgcagtgcctggctgcaCCTTTCAATAGCCATGTAAAAAGTCAAACTTGCACCAAAATGACTGCAAATCCTGCAGGAGGGTCTCTTTGCTACTAGATgtaactgaataaataaataaataaataaataatttctctttttaagttTGTGCCCAATACAAATTACTTAGACTTGATCTGCTACTGGTTGGTACAGAGGAGATGGCACTGGGGTTGACCTCTGGTCCCTTCTCTTTTTAGGGAATTGTTCATTTTAACCAAGGCAAGGAACATTTTTAACAGGGAGCATCCAGTGGCAGCATTGTTTCTGGGTTTCCACTTTTTAACgttctttattttacataatttgtTATGTAATTAAGCGTGGCACCACTGTCATTGTAGGAGCTCTGGCCAAAATGCTCATGTCTCTCCCAGTTTGCCTGGAAGGACCAGTACATTAATTTTTACAGAACGGGTACATTTTGCACCTACACcggagaaaaggagaagagataGTGGGAAGACAgctgcataaagaaaaaacatatggAGTACATAAGTAATATTGCAGGCTTATATACCTGCAGCAGTGttgtggagaaaaagaaaaggtcagtGGACAAGTGTCAGCATGAGGCCAAACCCCATGCATGATCTACCCATCACCTCTCTGATCAGCCCCCCAGGTACCTGAGCATTTTCCCCACCTACCGTAAAGCTCCAGTATATCCATAGTATTTCTCGTGGCTGCTGGCGACACACTTCTCCAGCAGGTTTTCCCCTGAACCTTGGCACAGCTTGCAGAGGCGGGAGTTAGGAGGAGAACCAGGAGCACAGCCCTCACTGAAGTAATCATCTGaataaaacaggaataaaataaatttactctTCCTGCACTGGAAAACTGGGGTTTCTTTTCATGATACGTTCTTGTGGTGATCTTATgtgagcaggctgaggggactGGGAACAGGCTGCGATGCGAGGAGGAGCGTGCCTCAGCAGACAGCACATCACATGCATCACGCTTTGACTAGGAATCTTGTCCCTTGGTGTGACTGATGATCTTGGCGTTGAAAGAAGAATGTGTCTTCTGCAAACCATTGCCAGCTCATGTGGAACCAGCCTTTCTGGGCAGGCATGACTGTGTTTGGCAGCAATATGAGAACTTAGGGGGAAGAAGGGACATTAGGAAAGGCAGGTAGGAGGATGGAGAGGCAGAGTCTAAAACTTAACAACAATAGTATGTTCTTGAGATTAGATTTGCTGATAATAATTATATGCTTAATTTGCCTTGGTCCATAATATCTCCGTATTATTTTTGTTGGAACATAATTCTCACTGACTGAAAGTTGGGTATAGAGGCTGCTCTTCTGAGCAATGCAGACTTTTTACCCACTATTCTCAAGGGAGTCAGATCAGTCCCTTAAGGTTTCTTGAACTGAGAGCAGCCCCTATCCCCTATTCTCAGCCCTTCTGGGATTCAGAAATCTATCCCTTACTCCTACACAGAGTCCTGCACAAGGAGCAGCCGCCCTGTACCCGGAGCAGCCTGTGTTCCCATTTTGGGAATGCCTTTTGGGCTGctgaaaggggaaggggagagaggtgAAAAAGTGAAGCCCCCACAAAACAGCTGATGTGCCATATCCTAGTCAGAATCAGTCACCAAAGCCTGAAACTTTGCTCACTGAAACCTTAAATAACAGACTTGTCCTcatttccttctccaagtgaGAGTTTTCGAGGCACAAGAAGATCAGAGGAGGCATGGCAAAACGTTTTTGCTCGCAGGTTTCTAACTCAGACAAATGAATGTATGTCTTGACTCACCAAAATCACAGCTCCCGGTTTTGTTGTGAATCAAGCCCATGGGGATGTTCCAGCCAGCAGTTCTCCCAACAGCGGTGTGGCATGACTTCTTGCCTTGCAGATTGTTCCATGTGATGGCACCATCAGATTTCTTCACAACAGCCACAGCAAAGTATGATgcttttggaaggaaaagagaggagaattAAGGACTGACCCAAGGATCCCACTGTGCTCCCTTACCAGAGTATCAGCTACACTTAGGAGAGGGCAGCTACGCACAGcatagcagaaatattttgtccttATGAAGGACTGGCCACACAGCAACAGGAAAACAGTTTGCAGATGTGATGCATCTATTCCCACCACGCTCCTGGGAAATTATTACCTCTGACTTTTCTCCCCCACAAAACTGGCACTCAGGTATGCAAGAAGGCTGTGGCAAGATGCACACGATGCGTGCCTCCCAATTTCATATCCTCTTTAGCAAAGGACAAaaccttccctcctctctctaTTTCTATAAAAAACAATTCCCCAGTGCTACAGCCCAGTCCCTCTTTCTCTGTTTGCAGCCCTGGCAATGTCAAAGGCCGTGACAGCACAGTGTGCTCCAGCAACTCTGCACaaatctctgctgctgccataTGCTTTGCCTTGTTATCTACTTGCAGACCCAGAGTTTCCATTTAAACGTTAGTTTCTCACCCAGATTTTTCACATCTGTATTGTACACAGTGGTTCTTACAAAACTCTTTGTGTGGAGAGTGGCCATTAATTCTCAGCTCATGactgtatatgtatttttcctcttatatCTGAACGGACAATTGTCTATCCCTCTGTTGGCAGTAATTACCTGGTTGTCCTTCTTCTTTGCTGCACTGGCTGTCAtctgagggaaagaaaaagaagctatTAGATAAAACATATGGTAAATCCAAAAATAAGTCAAACTCACTATTTTCTGGAGAAAGTTCATTCTAGAAGTGGCTATTTAAGGTTGCATTGAGTAAATTGACAGAACAAAGAACAGCCTCTCTCCGTTCTTCAGTGCTAAGACAACTAGTTTCACCAAGGCCAGTGCTAAAGGACAGGGGCATCATGATTAAAATGAAGAAGATAGGAGCTGGAGGTGATCACGATCCTGATTTTTCAGGCATGTAGCATCAAGTAGAGCTGCCCTGCATGCCATGTGTTTTCTGTGGGATGCAACACTGAGGCTGCTTTCTAGGTTTGAGAATAAACCCAATGCTTTTGCACCtaccccttccccagcaccaggacTGCACTTACCCTCGTAGCTTTCTCCCATCACCGGCACCAACCCACACACGCCAGCAGTATAAACGAAACCTCCATCTAGGCTGATGGCATCTGCTTcacctttctgaaatgaaaaccacaTAGTGATGAAATGACCCTGTATTTCCCCTGGGCAGCTCTTTTTGGAAACTGGATCTTAGCAGAAACAGTAAATGAgaggagacaggctgagggCAAAGGGGCCTGAGAGGGTGGCACACGGCCAGACAAGTTCTTGCTGATGCAAAGAGAGGGTGCTCTGAAATTACCTCTCACGTGTGCTTGTAGCCACCTCCCACAGCAGCTCTCACCTCCAGGCACTCACAGGCTCACATGGGTGCATCTCCCAGCCTGTTTCCTTATCTCACCTGTCCTTTGGAGTTTGCATTTTGTGCTGTCTCCACAGTACTGACCCAACTTTCTGAACTAACATCATCTACACCACGGAACCCATCCCCTCCTGAGCAGGAAATGGCCTTTCTCTGTGTGACCCCGAAATGGCAAGAAGAACTGCTCTTTGTAGGCTGGGACACTCAACTCAAAGGGGAGAGTGCTTGCATTGCAGGCTGGATCAGCAAGCAGGGCACGCTCTAAGTCTAAGGGAAAGCTGGTTGTTAGAGGCGAAGAATTTCAGAGGATTTGCCAGATCCAATGGCAGGAGACTAAGCACAACATTACAGCTACTCTGGTTGCATCAGAGAACAAGACTTCTTAACTGCAGAAAATTTCCCTGGTTGGATCCCAGAAacgtgtttgtttttaagtacagAGGAAAATAACAGGCATGACAGATGCAAGCAAGTCAGTCTAAAAAAACCTTTCTCAACAAATTacgttgttttttgtttgtttgtttgttttttaaggctTCTGGGCAGTACAAccacttcattttatttgaacttaaaatgtatttctcactttcttctgtttatattttactaCAGTCACCttgcttttctaaataaaaggtTACTTCAcaccagaaaattatttcttgtttagGAAACATCAAAGAACTCTGtctaataacattttttaaagatgttaatCATTGAAGAGCTAGTTGAGCCTTTTCCCAATGATAAGGTTGGTTTCTGCCTGCTGTTATTTCTCAGAAAGCCCCCAGCATTTTATGGTAAAATCTCACCCCCAGATCTATTATCAGGTTTATCAGGTTGAAAGAGGCAATGCCTCTCTCCAGCTGAAAGAATCCTGGcgagaagaaaaggaaaaaaacctaCCATGATCTTAATAATGCAGTCCTTCGTGTTGTCTGCCACGGTGCACTCCACCTCGCCGTTGCTCACCACACTCCAGCGGTCACACTTGCTCTTCTCATCCTTGCCTACTGCACACCACTGAATCTTGTTTTCTCTAGGGCTGACAGTCAACTGATCTGCAAAAAAATggccagagaagaaagaataagCCCAGAGCTCTGCCGAACAACAGGGCCATGGGAAGGCGGTTTCTGGGTGAGGGGAACCCTGCCACGATGCCATCTGCACACAGCCAGCCTTGGGACTGGGACCAGAGGGAGGTGGAGAAGCACCACCTGCTCATGGTTTCGTGAGGTAGCATTTGAATAACCTGTTTTGATGCTATATGAAGTCAATGTGCCTCCTTCCATAAAGGCCACGGTGGCTGAGCCTACCACAGAGACCTCTGCCCAGCTGTGGATGTTAAGTGGCTTTCAGGGGTCATTTGTTGGACATCTGACACAGAAAGCCAGCTAGGACATCAGTAAATGCTTGATGAGTCTGGATGGAAGTGAAGGACCCTGTTTCCCTCGAATGGCCAATGCTGGGCCTGATGTCCTGGGATGTTCCTCCTGATCCTGTACTCTTACATCCCAGAAACAGCTATTCAGAGCAGCAGTTTTGACCATGCCAATTCCCTACCAACCACACAAGCCAATACCTttcacaggaaatattttatggagAATACACTCTATACTTTCCCCACTATATGGGGAAAGAAAGTCATCTTCTTTTCCCCAGATGTGTTTTACGATCATGACCCTTCAATGCATCTCCCACTGACACTACATCTGTACATCACATCCTGCCCACCTTTCCGGAGGCTCTGGATGGCACTGTAATACTCAAAGCCCAGGTAGAGCTGGGAATCCATCAGTTCTGGGACACGTTTCAGCATTATAGCAGAgtctttgaaaagcaagtccttgAGGACTGGGTCCTTCTTGCCAGGTGGCCCAAAGAGGTGGAAGTCGCTGGTTGTGCCCACGCCAAAGTTGCTCtgccacagggaaaaaataatcagcaaatAACTACACCAAAGcattcagaaaactgaagagagCAAGCAAAGCCAGGGGACAGAAGACGGATGTCAGGGGAATGAAAGCAGAGCCTGCAGGTACCTGCGCTTTTGAGAGAAAGCTCCAGATGTCATCAATTTTGCTATCATCCCGAGCCACAACGGCGTGAGCAGCCACTCTGGCC
The DNA window shown above is from Aythya fuligula isolate bAytFul2 chromosome 9, bAytFul2.pri, whole genome shotgun sequence and carries:
- the LOC116492483 gene encoding ovotransferrin, which gives rise to MKLVLSAVLSLGIAALCFAAPPKTTVRWCTISSAEEKKCNSLKDHMQQERVTLSCVQKATYLDCIKAISNNEADAISLDGGQVFEAGLAPYKLKPIAAEVYERSGGSTTSYYAVAVVKKGTDFTINDLRGKTSCHTGLGRSAGWNIPIGTLIHRGDIEWEGIDSGSVEQAVAKFFSASCVPGATTEQKLCRQCKGDAKTKCLRTAPYSGYSGAFQCLKDGKGDVAFVKHTTVQENAPEEKDEYELLCLDGTRQPVDSYKTCHWARVAAHAVVARDDSKIDDIWSFLSKAQSNFGVGTTSDFHLFGPPGKKDPVLKDLLFKDSAIMLKRVPELMDSQLYLGFEYYSAIQSLRKDQLTVSPRENKIQWCAVGKDEKSKCDRWSVVSNGEVECTVADNTKDCIIKIMKGEADAISLDGGFVYTAGVCGLVPVMGESYEDDSQCSKEEGQPASYFAVAVVKKSDGAITWNNLQGKKSCHTAVGRTAGWNIPMGLIHNKTGSCDFDDYFSEGCAPGSPPNSRLCKLCQGSGENLLEKCVASSHEKYYGYTGALRCLVEQGDVAFIKHSTVGENIDGKNKEDWAKGLTVDDFELLCTDGRRANTMDYKTCHLAKVPTHAVVARPEKANKIRELLEGQEKLFGLHGTEKERFMMFQSQTKDLLFKDLTRCLVKLRQGITHKEFLGDEYYASVASLNTCNPSDLLQVCTFLEDNPGLQLPAAPAAARRRLSSGGGTRRDGVRRGAAMAGALEPYLDSLRRELQAPGPAAFSVLLALLLVALTLLLWRLAQAGRSGRRAVLLLGLCDAGKTLLFARLLTGKYRDTQTSITDSSAVYRVSSDKNANVTLIDLPGHESLRLQFLERFKAAARAIVFVVDSVAFQREVKDVAEFLYQVLVDSTVLKNAPALLIACNKQDVTMAKSAKLIQQQLEKELNTLRVTRSAAPTSLDGSAAGGPAQLGKKGKDFDFSQLPMRVEFVECSARGSKGEEGDADFEGLEKWLAKIA